In the genome of Calliopsis andreniformis isolate RMS-2024a chromosome 10, iyCalAndr_principal, whole genome shotgun sequence, one region contains:
- the LOC143185213 gene encoding UPAR/Ly6 domain-containing protein cold-like, which translates to MRFLIYQLLFIACCVTLGHTLECYVCTDQEGNREKCLKSTKTCEQGQDVCFTEIKWGSTPYWSQGAKKQFYVSKRCSTKKECERIKENNMNDCTYIWYQDWKCSDCCQGDKCNYYVISGAKETHAQWTLLAVTTTVLYSLWSRMK; encoded by the exons ATGAGATTTTTAATATATCAGCTCCTTTTCATCGCATGCTGCGTTACCCTCG GCCACACCCTGGAATGTTACGTTTGTACTGATCAGGAGGGTAACAGAGAGAAATGTTTAAAAAGTACAAAAACTTGCGAACAAGGCCAGGATGTGTGTTTCACGGAAATCAAATGGGGAA GCACACCTTATTGGTCTCAAGGAGCGAAGAAACAGTTCTATGTATCGAAAAGATGCTCCACTAAGAAAGAATGTGAAAGAATAAAggagaataatatgaatgattgcacgtATATATGGTATCAAGATTGGAAATGTTCTGACTGCTGCCAAGGAGATAAATGCAACTATTATGTTATT TCTGGCGCCAAAGAAACTCATGCACAGTGGACATTGCTTGCTGTTACAACAACAGTGCTGTATAGCTTATGGAGTAGAATGAAATGA
- the LOC143185216 gene encoding cationic amino acid transporter 2-like, which produces MDFSSTALHMLYNMRTWKLQNLYKAFSRKKEVNTSQDTKLARCLNTLDLTALGIGSTLGVGVYVLAGSVSKSTAGPAVIISFAIAAVASMFAGLCYAEFGARVPRAGSAYVYSYVTMGEFTAFLIGWTLILEYVIGSASVVRGLSTYVDALFNNTMRNAFESAAHIDINHLSSYPDFFAFGVTLIFSAALAFGAKESSVANNVFTLGNLLVVLFVIIAGSFKADVTNWKTKPPCTEEKCDYGTGGFAPYGIAGIIRGAATCFYGFIGFDCVATTGEEAKDPQRSIPIAIVASLTVVFLAYFGVSTVLTTVLPYYEQNPDAPFPYLFEQIGWNWAKWVVSIGAICGLCASLLGAMFPLPRVIYAMASDGLIFEWMGKISSRFHTPLMGTFSAGILTGVLAAIFELTQLVNMMSIGTLLAYSIVAACVLILRYEESEAYEKKGDHDPRTFTFIMKQLINANKLNHSTKLTSQIATYLVMCYVLLCVYVGIIAAMYSEDIMAGKLAVIIQLGVLVILLVTILTFIYFQPVSGKKLAFSVPLVPFLPALSILVNIYLMMMLDVMTWVRFLIWMVVGLGIYFCYGVWHSKMRRMNPAKLIEDNVNQESWTNNNFPRIT; this is translated from the exons ATGGATTTCTCTTCGACTGCACTTCATATG CTGTACAACATGAGGACTTGGAAACTTCAGAATCTTTATAAGGCTTTCAGTCGGAAAAAAGAAGTAAATACTTCACAGGACACAAAGCTTGCTCGATGTCTAAACACCTTGGATCTAACTGCACTTGGAATCGGCTCGACTCTCGGCGTAGGCGTCTACGTTCTCGCGGGATCGGTTTCAAAGTCTACTGCAGGTCCTGCTGTAATCATTTCTTTCGCCATAGCCGCTGTTGCATCGATGTTCGCag GTCTCTGTTACGCGGAATTCGGAGCGAGAGTTCCACGTGCTGGGTCGGCTTACGTCTACAGCTACGTAACGATGGGAGAGTTCACAGCGTTTCTAATCGGTTGGACTCTAATCCTGGAATATGTCATCGGTTCAGCTAGCGTGGTGCGGGGACTCAGCACTTACGTGGATGCTCTCTTCAACAATACCATGAGAAATGCATTTGAATCGGCAGCACACATCGATATCAACCACCTCTCTTCCTACCCAGATTTTTTCGCTTTCGGCGTTACCTTAATCTTCTCTG CCGCGCTAGCATTCGGGGCGAAGGAATCCTCGGTGGCGAATAACGTGTTTACTCTGGGAAACCTTCTGGTTGTTTTATTCGTGATAATCGCCGGCTCCTTCAAAG CTGATGTAACGAATTGGAAAACGAAACCTCCGTGTACCGAAGAAAAGTGTGATTACGGAACTGGAGGATTCGCGCCTTATGGTATCGCTGGTATCATTAGAGGTGCGGCAACGTGCTTTTATGGATTCATCGGTTTCGATTGCGTCGCGACTACTGGCGAGGAAGCCAAGGATCCGCAGCGATCCATTCCCATAGCGATTGTTGCTTCTTTGACCGTGGTCTTCCTAGCTTACTTCGGCGTCTCGACAGTCTTGACTACTGTTTTACCATACTATGAACAAAATCCAGATGCCCCGTTCCCGTATCTTTTCGAACAGATCGGATGGAACTGGGCAAAATGGGTCGTCTCGATTGGCGCTATCTGTGGGCTCTGCGCGAG CTTACTGGGCGCGATGTTCCCCTTACCGCGAGTGATTTATGCGATGGCCTCTGATGGGCTTATATTCGAATGGATGGGGAAGATCAGCTCACGTTTTCACACACCACTCATGGGTACCTTCTCGGCAGGAATTCTTACAG GTGTATTAGCCGCGATATTCGAATTAACTCAACTTGTGAATATGATGAGTATCGGAACGTTGTTAGCTTACTCCATCGTGGCAGCTTGTGTCCTCATACTACG ATACGAGGAAAGTGAAGCGTACGAAAAAAAAGGAGATCATGATCCAAGAACGTTCACGTTTATAATGAAGCAATTAATTAATGCTAACAAACTAAATCATTCTACTAAATTAACGTCGCAAATCGCCACGTACCTCGTCATGTGTTATG TTCTTCTATGCGTTTACGTCGGTATCATAGCTGCAATGTATTCTGAGGACATCATGGCTGGCAAACTTGCTGTCATAATTCAACTTGGGGTACTCGTAATCCTCTTAGTTACCATTCTCACATTCATTTATTTTCAACCAGTTTCTGGAAAGAAACTTGCATTCTCG GTTCCATTGGTGCCATTTTTACCTGCGCTCAGTATATTAGTTAATATTTATCTGATGATGATGTTAGATGTAATGACGTGGGTGCGATTCTTAATATGGATGGTAGTTG GACTCGGTATATATTTCTGTTACGGTGTATGGCACAGTAAAATGAGGAGAATGAATCCTGCGAAACTAATCGAGGATAATGTCAACCAAGAATCGTGGACAAATAATAATTTTCCCAGGATTACTTAA
- the Lds gene encoding transcription termination factor lodestar, translated as MDDSFNQWRDSPSNRGRNSFVISDSDEDLTENSKQEKAIVIDSSGTFSRNSTPTRWSSPKKSSLTEKSIKRGIKKYIFDDSDEEGDSYDNSGSFVSPPDSDQDDTHNHTSSVLQFYDLFLGSYEQHVLDSSDEAGDEDRLQTVTKKNKNHLESSSYSTMSGSESNNNSIVQETASISTNTPKNTEKHFTSSSLETSCLFLGSNIKDEEGTETKVAISLAKQEIGVGNIDPLVAQKRALLVCKMEQLQNQLSKTKLLLTAGNIELLPDKGDKLRESIALQEKELEDIATELKNTPLISTVKSEPHSANDEVVFVTEEFNAQHESYDNKFNLYYGMDNRSGHSKASPNVKELGKQAQATLSKELALTVDRLEDLHGSLVTRPSEDERAEDPQGLKVRLMPHQQHALAWLIWREQQKPPGGVLADDMGLGKTLTMISLIIASIVKKKMNEGADDSDDEWTDHKRPLRHKGGTLVVCPASLLSQWQNEILNRCKRGMLSVEVYHGTNRETAPKKLAKYDVVITTYNILTREHKSNSTAFKIHWERVILDEAHIVRNHKSQASEAVCALIANKRWALSGTPIQNKEMDLYSILKFLKCSPFDDLRVWKRWVDNKNAAGRQRLATVMKTLMLRRTKQELQIKGELESLPEKFIEEVFVTLDPQEQLVYEKVLIYSRTLFAQFLAQRAEKDHMYDLASGKYDAPTFLSNPNKNTQFTKAQNKLLAVHADVKAHEILVLLLRLRQICVHPPLIQAMLDQEDMKESGIMEAENLDPNLLLQLNNIALNDSQENVEANEQEIGVDRRVATNLLTSKNPVFNSDRISSKMKMVLEKVKEIVEKNDKLIIVSQWTSMLNSVAKWLPSIKGASFSMFTGNVPIKERQGVMDAFNSPNKDPNILLLSLTAGGVGLNLVGGNHLLLIDIHWNPQLEVQAQDRIYRFGQKKNVYIYKFMCKDTIEERIKQLQEKKMDIARHVLSGDKNSAASKLTLNDLKSLFAL; from the exons ATGGATGACAGCTTTAATCAGTGGCGTGATTCGCCATCCAATAGAGGAAGAAATTCCTTTGTTATTTCTGATAGTGATGAGGACTTGACTGAAAATAGTAAACAAGAAAAGGCCATTGTGATTGACAGTAGTGGAACTTTTTctaggaattcaacgccaacgaG GTGGTCTTCACCTAAGAAATCCTCACTAACAGAGAAATCTATTAAACGtggaattaaaaaatatatttttgatgATTCTGACGAAGAAGGTGACAGTTATGATAATAGTGGTAGTTTTGTTTCACCACCCGATAGTGATCAAGATGATACGCACAATCATACTTCCAGTG TATTACAGTTTTATGATTTGTTTTTAGGTTCATATGAGCAGCATGTTCTTGACAGTAGTGATGAAGCAGGAGATGAAGATAGACTTCAAACTGTTACAAAGAAAAACAAAAACCATTTGGAAAGTAGTAGTTACAGCACTATGTCTGGAAGTGagtctaataataatagtattgtGCAAGAAACTGCATCCATCAGTACGAATACACccaaaaatacagaaaaacaCTTTACATCTTCTAGTTTAG AAACTTCCTGTTTATTTCTAGGTTCCAATATCAAAGATGAAGAAGGCACAGAAACTAAAGTTGCAATATCATTAGCAAAACAGGAAATAGGTGTTGGTAATATAGATCCACTGGTTGCACAAAAGAGAGCTCTTCTTGTTTGTAAAATGGAGCAGCTACAAAATCAGTTAAGCAAGACCaag TTGCTGCTTACTGCTGGTAATATTGAGTTATTGCCAGATAAAGGTGATAAATTGCGTGAAAGCATTGCTCTGCAGGAGAAAGAATTAGAAGATATTGCTACTGAGTTAAAAAATACACCTTTGATCTCTACTGTTAAAAGTGAACCACATTCTGCTAACGACGAAgtagttttcgttacagaagAATTCAATGCCCAACATGAATCATATGATAATAAGTTTAATCTCTACTATGGTATGGATAACAGGTCAGGTCATTCAAAAGCATCACCTAATGTTAAAGAACTTGGAAAGCAGGCCCAAGCAACATTGAGCAAAGAATTAGCTTTAACAGTTGATAGACTGGAAGATTTGCATGGATCTCTTGTGACTAGACCTTCTGAGGATGAAAGGGCAGAGGATCCACAGGGCTTGAAAGTAAGATTGATGCCCCACCAGCAACACGCGTTAGCATGGTTGATATGGAGAGAACAGCAGAAACCTCCGGGTGGCGTTCTGGCCGATGATATGGGTCTGGGTAAAACTTTAACAATGATATCATTAATTATAGCTAGTATCGTTAAAAAGAAAATGAACGAAGGGGCTGACGATAGTGACGACGAATGGACAGATCATAAGAGACCATTGCGACATAAAGGAGGTACATTGGTAGTTTGCCCAGCATCTCTGCTGTCTCAGTGGCAAAatgaaatactcaatagatgtaAACGGGGAATGCTTTCTGTCGAAGTTTATCATGGTACCAATCGAGAAACTGCGCCAAAAAAATTGGCGAAATACGACGTGGTAATTACAACGTATAACATATTAACGCGTGAACACAAGAGCAACTCTACAGCGTTTAAAATTCACTGGGAACGCGTAATACTCGATGAAGCTCACATTGTTCGAAATCACAAAAGTCAGGCTTCTGAAGCTGTATGCGCTCTCATAGCGAATAAACGATGGGCCCTCAGCGGTACACCTATTCAGAATAAAGAAATGGATTTATATTCGATCTTGAAGTTCCTGAAATGTTCTCCTTTCGATGATTTACGAGTATGGAAGCGTTGGGTAGATAATAAAAATGCTGCTGGACGTCAAAGATTAGCGACTGTGATGAAGACATTAATGTTACGTAGAACGAAACAAGAGCTTCAAATAAAAGGGGAATTGGAAAGTTTGCCTGAAAAATTTATAGAAGAAGTATTCGTGACGCTCGATCCACAAGAGCAATTGGTTTATGAGAAAGTTCTGATTTATTCGCGTACATTATTCGCTCAATTTCTGGCTCAAAGAGCGGAGAAAGACCATATGTATGACTTGGCTTCTGGAAAATACGATGCACCAACGTTTCTGTCGAATCCAA ataaaaatacacaatttacTAAAGCACAGAATAAATTACTGGCGGTACATGCTGATGTTAAAGCGCACGAAATTTTGGTTCTCCTTTTGAGATTACGACAAATTTGTGTCCATCCGCCACTTATTCAGGCAATGCTGGATCAGGAGGACATGAAGGAAAGTGGAATAATGGAAGCAGAAAACTTGGATCCGAATCTATTGTTACAGTTGAACAACATAGCGTTAAACGATTCTCAGGAAAATGTAGAAGCGAATGAACAGGAAATAGGAGTTGATCGTAGAGTGGCGACCAATTTGCTCACATCCAAGAATCCTGTTTTTAATTCTGATCGTATAAGTTCTAAG ATGAAGATGGTACTGGAAAAAGTCAAGGAGATTGTAGAGAAGAACGATAAATTGATAATCGTTTCTCAGTGGACAAGTATGTTAAATTCTGTTGCGAAGTGGTTACCCTCGATAAAAGGTGCGAGCTTCAGTATGTTTACAGGCAATGTGCCCATTAAGGAAAGACAG GGTGTAATGGATGCATTCAACTCTCCTAATAAAGATCCGAATATATTACTACTTTCATTGACTGCTGGAGGTGTAGGATTAAATTTAGTAGGAGGAAATCACTTACTCTTAATAGATATTCATTGGAACCCGCAGTTAGAGGTGCAAGCTCAAGATAGGATATATCGTTTTGGACAGAAAAAGAATGTTTATATATATAA GTTTATGTGTAAAGATACTATAGAGGAACGCATAAAACAGTTACAAGAAAAAAAAATGGACATTGCTCGGCACGTTCTAAGTGGCGACAAGAACTCTGCCGCTTCGAAACTTACACTGAATgatctcaaatctctatttgCTCTTTAA